The DNA region CAACTTATGGCGGCCAAATTTGGCGCTGACTACTAGGGTGGGTGATATCTGGGGTTACGACCCAGGTGTGCCAAAAAGATACGCCGAGTTTATTGCCTTCACTCAAGGGGAGAATCCCAATAATGCATCACAGTATGTGAATTTTAACCGCTATCACCCACTGCTTAAGTTGACCAGACTGGGTTATATTTTGGTACCTACAGAAAAAGGTTTTAAAGTTCACGAAATAAAAGATGTCATGCCTCGTGCAGTGCTCGTCTACGACTGGCTGCGCTTGGATGAAAAGGAGCAAATTCTGAGGGAGATGTCGAAGGAAGACTTTGATATTTCGCGAACAGTCATTTTGGAGAGGGAACCAAACATCGAGCGGCAAGTTTGTAAGTCACCGGGGAAGGTAAGAACAGAGATCTTGGATACTGACACAATGGTTGTGGAGGTTGAAACCGTATGTCCTGGTATTGTTTTAATTACAGACAATTATTCTAAAGGTTGGAAGGCACGATCACTACTTTTCCATGGGGACCGTTACGAGGTTCTCCGTGCAGATTACACTTTTATGGCCATTCCTGTGGGATCTGGAAACCACAGGATACGCCTAGAGTATGTACCTACGGGATATATAGTGGGTAAGTGGATTTCCTTTGGGGCTCTTGTGCTTTATATCTTGCTTTGGGGATGGTATTTTTCGATTCGAAAAATGTGAAGTGAATGCGTTTGACGTTAAAAAGATTAGAATTGAAGTTAAGAATTCACAATTATCTTTGAAGGTGAATCTACTTTAGGACAAATAAGTTTTGAAACTTCTATATGAGGGTGTTTTCCCGCAGTACAACAAGATGGAGACGTGAATAATTCCTGATTAAACTTCATGTTTGGTCACGTTTATAATTAGGCAGAATTCTCACTTTTAGAATTCTCTCTGCCTCCTCAATTAGAGGTTTGTTTCTGGGATTTCTGTACTGAATGATGGCGCGACGCATTTTTCGTTCTTTGAAAGTTTTTGCTACGTAGAGTTTTTCTTCAGAGAAGGGGTCCATTTCTGTGTAGTACATGCATGCGGAAGCTGTCATGGGGAGCGGTATAAAATCTTGGATCTGCTCGGGGTAGATGTGATTCTTTTTTAGATAACAGAACATTTTGTATTCATCCTCAAGAGTAGAGCCGGGGTGACTCACTATAAAATAGTGTACGAGAAACTGGTCTTTTTTGAGTCTTCTGTTTATCTCATAAAATTTTGTAGCGAACTCTTCGTAGCGTTCTATAGGTGGTTTATTCATAAGTTTTAGGACACGATTGATGCAGTGTTCTGGTGCAACTTTCAGCTGACCACTTATGTGATATTTGCATAACATGGTTAGATATTCTTCTGAATTTTTGCCCGATATCAAATCGTGACGGAAGCCGCTCTCTATGAATACGTGTTTTACTTTCGGCAAGTTGAGGATTTCTTGGTACAAATCTATGCTTGCTGTCAAACTGAGTCTTAGATTTTTGCATTTTTCTGGTATCAAACATTTTCTGTTTGCGCATGTACCTTTATTAACCCATTGAAGGCACTTTGCACCGTAAAGATTTGCTGTGGGACCTCCAACATCGGTAATGGTTCCCCTGAAATCCATCCCCTCTGATATGATTTTCGCTTCTCTTATAATGGACTCTCTACTCCTTGATTGAATTATCCTCCCCTGATGCATGTATAGTCCACAAAAACTGCATTCGCCACAACAACCTCTGTGTGAGATAATGGAGAATTTAACAGTTTCAAATCCGGGAATGCCACCAAATGTTGTGTATGATGGATGGGGATGTCTGACATATGGAAGTTCATAGATTGCATCCATTTCCTGTTCACTTAAAGGATAGGCGGGAGGATACTGTACAAGATATCTGTTTCCATGTTTTTGGATGAGAATTTTTCCCCTAAACGGGTCCTGGTTCTTGTAGATTATTCTGAATGCCTCATTGAATTTTTCTCTGTTAGTTTTAACCTCCTCATAGGAAGGTAATTCCTCAAATTCAGCGGAATTTCCAATAATTTCTTCAATGTTTTTGGCAATAATCGCTGTTCCCCTTATGTTTTTCAAGTTTCTAGCATTTTTAATTCTCTCCGCAATTTCAACTACCTGTCTTTCTCCCATCCCGTAAACGAGGATATCCGCCCGTGAGTCGAATAAAATGGATCTTCTTACATCATTATCCCACCAATCGTAGTGGGCAAATCGGCGGAGACTCGCCTCTATGCCACCAATGACTATTACTGTATCACGAAATGCCTCTCTGACTTTATTTGCATATACTATAACAGCCCTGTCTGGACGTAAACCTGTCTTCCCTCCCGGGGAATATTCATCTTTTTTTCTCGGTTTTTTATTTGCTGTATAGTTTGCCACTAGAGAGTCCATATTTCCGGCAGTGATACCAAAGAAAAGATTGGGTTTTCCCAATTTTTTGAAATCTTTGGTGTCTTTCCAGTCAGGCTGGGCTATTATACCTACTCTGTAACCTCTGTTTTCCAGTACTCTTCCAATTACTGCTGCTCCGTAAGAAGGGTGATCTACGTAAGCGTCACCCGTAATAAGTATCACATCAAGGGAATCCCATCCTCTTTGTTTCACCTCTTTTAGCGATACGGGAAGAAATTTCCTGTCCATTCCTTCTGGGTTTTTGGTGCACTTGTGTGGAAATTAATTTACATTCTATGATCCATATCGCAGGAAATCAATGGAATAGTTTTAAAACCAGCAAGTAGAGAACTCAATGGTCCACAATTTATGTTAGGAACCTGTGGACATGATTCAAATTTACGAGATTGGAGATTTGTAAATGAGAGTATTGAGTTGATTTAATGGGGCTCATGTATTAGAAGCGATGAAGAAACAGTTTAAGGGATGACCAGTATGGTGGATATCACACGTGAGCTACTTAGGAAATTGTTATATTTTCAAAAAAGTGAGATCACAGAACACCGCATTTATGAGAAACTGGCCGAAGTAATCAAACATCCTGAGAATAGTCTTATCCTGGCGAAAATTGCACAGGATGAGTTGAAACACTACCAAATATGGAAGAAATACACTGGGCAAGAAGTAGCACCATCGAGCTGGAAGGTCTTTATTTATTACTG from Syntrophales bacterium includes:
- a CDS encoding YgiQ family radical SAM protein, with the protein product MDRKFLPVSLKEVKQRGWDSLDVILITGDAYVDHPSYGAAVIGRVLENRGYRVGIIAQPDWKDTKDFKKLGKPNLFFGITAGNMDSLVANYTANKKPRKKDEYSPGGKTGLRPDRAVIVYANKVREAFRDTVIVIGGIEASLRRFAHYDWWDNDVRRSILFDSRADILVYGMGERQVVEIAERIKNARNLKNIRGTAIIAKNIEEIIGNSAEFEELPSYEEVKTNREKFNEAFRIIYKNQDPFRGKILIQKHGNRYLVQYPPAYPLSEQEMDAIYELPYVRHPHPSYTTFGGIPGFETVKFSIISHRGCCGECSFCGLYMHQGRIIQSRSRESIIREAKIISEGMDFRGTITDVGGPTANLYGAKCLQWVNKGTCANRKCLIPEKCKNLRLSLTASIDLYQEILNLPKVKHVFIESGFRHDLISGKNSEEYLTMLCKYHISGQLKVAPEHCINRVLKLMNKPPIERYEEFATKFYEINRRLKKDQFLVHYFIVSHPGSTLEDEYKMFCYLKKNHIYPEQIQDFIPLPMTASACMYYTEMDPFSEEKLYVAKTFKERKMRRAIIQYRNPRNKPLIEEAERILKVRILPNYKRDQT